Below is a genomic region from Leptospira bourretii.
ACCTGAGCCAACAGTTGCATCGACTGAAGCAGAAATAAGTGAAAGTGAAGGCTTGACTGAATCTGCACACATTTCAGGTCCACAACTTCGAGAAGCCACTGGCGAAACAAAGTTACACTCATTATGCACCCAAACCCCAACTTCCCCCACAAAGTAGGTATGATACCCTTCCACCTCAAAGTTATAAACTGTCTCTTCCCGCTCATCAATGGTGATGTCGGTAATGGCAAGTTCCTTTCCATTCGCCCCAAGAGCCACATCCCCAGGATGTAAATCTTTTGCCTGCACCCAAGTTGTGTTTTCTATAGAGAACTTCTCTAAGGCATAACCTTGTTTTTTCACACGGAACGGGTGGTTCCAAGTGGTTTCTAGAGTTGTTCCATCAGCAAAGGAAACAGTGTAGATAGCATCTGTTTGGCGGATAAAGGTCTCAACTACCTTGCGGTAAGAGACTTCTCCTGTTTCATCGGATTTGGAAAGAACTAAATCTCCAACTCGGATGTCTTCAATGTTCTTTAAGCCCTCTTTGGTATGAACTTTCGTTCCAGCGACGAAGCAAGTTCTTGCCGTAAAGACTGCATTACCTTTAGCGTCTTTTTCCATCCAACCAGAATGGTCGCCGAATTTGCCTCCAAGTTGGTCTGCAAAATCGGTAATGTTACCAAAAAATCGATCTGACATATCAGTTCGGGTAAGGTGTGTATTTCTATCATTTTGAACCTGTTGTATGAGTTTTTCTTTTGTTTCTTCATCTAACCTGGCCCACTGTTCGTCCGTATATTTTACATTTTTAGATTCTAACCACTGTTTCTTCGTACGGTCGACTTCTTGCGCTTTACCGTAAACATTTTCAGAAATGTTTTCCATAGCACTCATGTTAGATGCCTGGCTAAGAGCTATGCCATCAGTATAACTTGATGTGTTTTGGCTCATGGAGAAACCATTTCCGCTATCATACGTGCTTTGGAAGTAGGAATTTCCAGCACTGATGTTAAACCCTCCGTCAATACCGTATCCTAAGCTATAGTTTTGACCCGCTTGGTTACCGTAATCTAGGGAAACACCTCCGCGTTGCGAGATGGATAGTGTTCCCGATCCCGCACTACCAAGTGCATTCCCATTAAATGGGTTGTTCGTGAATTCTCTACTTACTTGTGCTCCAATGCCATCTCGTTCATTGAACGTTAAAGAATATCCTCCAGTCCTTGCATTGTTGGCATCAAATTGATTTTTGGTGACATACGCACCATACCCTTCCGATTTATTATAACTTACTCCGGCAGCATACCCACTTTTGGTTGCAATGCCCGCACTTCCTGCAAATCCATCATTCTCTGACCAACCAACGCCTAGGGCCAGACCATATTGATTTTTGTAGCCCGCAGCCACACCAAAACCACCAGATTTACTATAATTTACACCAACGGAAATATCATAACATATCTGACCGCAGGCTTCAGCAACACCGGTTAAAGCATTTCCAGCGCCTACCAGCAGATCTCCGCCGTAATCGCTTCCAACGACAGAACCTGCAAGTTTCAGTAATTCCCCGGTAGATTTTGCATTGAGATTCAGACTTGCTCCAAACCCATCCTTTTGTGAATAACTGACTGACTGACCATAGGCACCGACACTTCCACCAAATCCTTCAGACTCTGAATAACTAAGATTTACGTTTAAGGCAGAACCGCTTCCAGCCATTAAACCCGTAACAAACCCACCAGCACCTGCGACAAGGGCAGATGTAATACTTCCCGAAGAACTATAGGCTTCCATCGCTTGCATCGCACCCATCACGAGGCCCGCAGCCAATCCACCTGAAGCAAAAGTTGCCGCAAGAGCTACACCTGTTTTAATGATGTCTTTATTTTTATAAACCGTAGCGGCAACAGATGGACCAAACACTGCACCAGCACCTTGTGCCATCGCGTCATTCTTAAACGCCTCTCCCTCTGCCTTGATCTCGTTGTATTTTTCCTTCATCTTAAGGATAGGATAGTACTGGTTGAAGTGGTGAGTTCCGAAGGTTCCCCCACTGTCGGTCCAACCAAGTAACCAGAGTTCTTCGCTGATTCGATCATGGCTTCTTTGCCTTTTTCATCAGCTGAGTTAAACTCAAACATCTTTTGAGGATCGGTTGCAAGCTGACCTAAAGCAGATTGTGCAGCTTGGGCGACTCGTGCCATAGCCTTTGGATCAAGCATTGTTAAACCGACTTCACGGTTTTCTGACTTCTCAGGATCAAAGGTTTGTTTGAAGTCCGTTTGCATTTGGTTACGAGCCAGTCTCACCATCATTGTGAGTTCTGCACTGGCAGGTGCGTCTTTCCCTTGCAAAGATTGGTAATCGGTTAGATCCCATTCCTTTCCATTGGAATCTTTGACAGTCGGCAATTTATCCGGTTTGATATAGAAGAAATCAGCATAGGTAGGGTTTCCTAATTTGTCTACAGCAGACCTCACATACGCTGACCCCAACTTGATAAAGTTATCCTGCAATAATTGCATGGTTAGCTGTTCATCAAGGGCTTTGTTTTGTTCCTTTATCGTTGCTTCAAAGGTTAGTGGTAAAGACCAAAGGGAATCCAATGTTTGGAGGACTGCCATTTGTTTACTGCGATCCTCCATAAAGTTCAGAAGTCCTCACTCCTGCCAGCGTCCCTTCCGGGTCCGACTGGCGAGCTTAGGCCATCCTTGGCCACGCCTCCGTGACGACCTCTTCACTTGGTTAAGAAAAGAATTGATAAATGTTTATTTGGGCGCCTCGAATCCGTTAGTCGATAAATGTTTCTATCTGGAAACGACCGCGCTATCCGCTCCAATCTTTCCGATCTGTTAGTGAATCAAAATAGTTTACTTTATGGAAAGGATTTCCGCTGCTATCGCTGGCGCGAGGGACTGGTAAGAATCAAGATTTATCTTGACAGAATTGTTTTTTTTACTCAAAATTTGTTTATGCACTCTGGTTTGATAAATCGCATTACTATAAATCCCGATATCTGTCACGGAAAACCTAGTATTAGAAACCAGAGGTATACAGTTGAGTTGGTTTTAGATCTATTATCTTCCGGAATGACTCAGGCTGAAATTATCAATGACTACCCAAATATCGAAAGAGAGGACATTCTTGCCTGTTTAGAATTTGCATCTCAACTTATAAAAGTGAAGTCAATCTATAAAGCATCTGCATGAAGTTTTTCATAGATGCTCAACTACCAAGATCTCTAGTTGAACTTTTTAAAAAGAAAAAAATTGAGGCTCTCCATGTTGAGGATCTTCCTAATGGAAACAAGACTAGCGATTCCGAAATTGTTAAATATTGTGACTCGAATCAATATATTCTCATTACGAAAGATTTTGATTTTTTAGATTCGTTTCTATTAAGAAAAAATCCGACGAAATTACTAATTATCACTACCGGTAACATCAAAAATAGAGAACTACTAATGTTATTTGATCAATTCCTTTCAATCATCGTTGAAGAGTTTAATCACGAAAATTGGATAGAAATTTCAAATGAAGGTTTGATCATACACTCAGATAAGTAATCTTACATAGACTTAAATGATTTGAGCTTTCACAAGACGTGTTCGAAATCTAATTTTGTAATCTTGATTTACGATAAATCCGAAATCAATTCCATCTCAGACAAAGAAATAAACGATATACTTAAAGAAATTTCTTAACGAGTTCACCATCCCCTCACCAATCCTCCACAAACCGAGAGATGGAAACTGCGACTTGGAATCCACTCCGGTGTTAGGTGGTCTCTACCACACCTACTCTTGGAAGAAAACCGCTTAAGAGAGTTACTCTCTTTTATATTTCGGTTTGTAATGATTGTTTACAAGCTTTGATTCAATAATCTCTTCTGTAAAAGAGAAGAATTCTTTATATCCTTGCGATCAACGGAACACTCATTTTTGGAACAAAGTCTTTGTGAATCACTAGAAATCGATGAATTCTGTTTATTTTTGTCTCAAGGATCGGCACCGTTTGCAACTAGCGTCTAACTTAACGAAGATTTTGTCCGTTATTTTAGTTTTGGCGAGGCTCAACTCATTTTGGGAACAAAGTCTTTGTGAATCACTAGAAATCGATGACTTCCGTTTGTTTTTTGTCTTCAAAATCGTTCCTGTTTGCAATCAGCGTCTAATTTGACGAACATTTTGTTCGCTATTATAGTTTTGGCGAGACTCAACTCTGCTTCACCATTTACTTATGCTAGATTGTTTTTTTTTTAGATGAGAGAAGTCATTTTTATCCATCTCTTTTACTCGCTGATAGTAGCCATTCTGATAAAGATCTTTGTCAAAATTGGGAAACTCCCATGCGCATGGTTCAGCTAAATATGTATCTTTAAATTCGATTGCCCTACCGCTTTCCTTATAATAGAACTTCAGGTCACAGTAACCCTCTGGCCAAAGCAAGCCTATACTCCCATTTTTAGCCTTGTACTTCTCTACTACATCTTTTGTTGCATTCGGGCCTAAGGTGGTTTCGGAGGTATTCGGATCTAAGTAATATTCCTGAAAAACTGAGTAATCCACTAGAATGCCTCGATAAAAGAATAATGAAACGGTTTGAACTTCTTTTGTTTGAGTTCGTCTGATAATATTCTTTCCATCATCAGTTTCAGAATGTTCTGATATAGTTCCATAGTAACTTACAATTCTATCGACAGGGTAATAATCTCCTTCAATTTTATGAGGAAGTACATAACTGCCAAAGTATACTTCAGCAAATTTTTTAGTACCGAGGGAAGTCAATATATCTCTTTCAGTATCACTACCAATTCTTAGCTTAGTTATACTAAGAATTGGTATGTATTCAAACACATTGTATTTATACTCTCCATGCACATCCATTTTTTTTTCAAAACAAACGTTGAATAAATTGAACAAAAGAACCAATAATAATACGTTTCGATTCATTATTTCCCTTTGTTCCTTTGATAATATTGAAGAAATTCTTCCTGATAGGTGCCAAGGAAGCTATGAGTTAGGTAGCTACTATCATAAGGTCTTTTTTGTTCTACACTAATTGCCTTATAATTGTCTTTACTATTATCGGAAGTCTTGGTTCCCCAAGCTGGTCCAGTTACTTTATCATTCTTATGCATAATATCCGTCCAGGATTTGACACGCACATTGATGGCATTTTTATTTGCTCCGCCAAAGGTAAATACATCGGCATTAATTTTGCTTGTTATTGCTGCGTTGCTAACTCCATTCTCGATTGTGCGCCCTCCGGCACTATGACCTAAAATCGTTCCTCCTTTTTCAAATGCACCCGCATCAATTAATGTGGTCAAGGAGGAAGAAATCACACTGTCATCCAAATTCCATGTCTTCACATTACTCACTTTCCTATCTCTAAATAAATGGATGGTAGCACCTATTTTACCCCCTGCTAATACATCCTGTCTGTTTACGTGTCCTGTAATGGATTGATACATCTGCGCAGCATCCAACCCAGAGTTCCCGATCCCATTTG
It encodes:
- a CDS encoding polymorphic toxin-type HINT domain-containing protein, which translates into the protein MKEKYNEIKAEGEAFKNDAMAQGAGAVFGPSVAATVYKNKDIIKTGVALAATFASGGLAAGLVMGAMQAMEAYSSSGSITSALVAGAGGFVTGLMAGSGSALNVNLSYSESEGFGGSVGAYGQSVSYSQKDGFGASLNLNAKSTGELLKLAGSVVGSDYGGDLLVGAGNALTGVAEACGQICYDISVGVNYSKSGGFGVAAGYKNQYGLALGVGWSENDGFAGSAGIATKSGYAAGVSYNKSEGYGAYVTKNQFDANNARTGGYSLTFNERDGIGAQVSREFTNNPFNGNALGSAGSGTLSISQRGGVSLDYGNQAGQNYSLGYGIDGGFNISAGNSYFQSTYDSGNGFSMSQNTSSYTDGIALSQASNMSAMENISENVYGKAQEVDRTKKQWLESKNVKYTDEQWARLDEETKEKLIQQVQNDRNTHLTRTDMSDRFFGNITDFADQLGGKFGDHSGWMEKDAKGNAVFTARTCFVAGTKVHTKEGLKNIEDIRVGDLVLSKSDETGEVSYRKVVETFIRQTDAIYTVSFADGTTLETTWNHPFRVKKQGYALEKFSIENTTWVQAKDLHPGDVALGANGKELAITDITIDEREETVYNFEVEGYHTYFVGEVGVWVHNECNFVSPVASRSCGPEMCADSVKPSLSLISASVDATVGSGYMGEVGIYREITYNGKNSFGYFINRGPTAGLS
- a CDS encoding DUF5615 family PIN-like protein, with amino-acid sequence MKFFIDAQLPRSLVELFKKKKIEALHVEDLPNGNKTSDSEIVKYCDSNQYILITKDFDFLDSFLLRKNPTKLLIITTGNIKNRELLMLFDQFLSIIVEEFNHENWIEISNEGLIIHSDK
- a CDS encoding DUF433 domain-containing protein, with the translated sequence MHSGLINRITINPDICHGKPSIRNQRYTVELVLDLLSSGMTQAEIINDYPNIEREDILACLEFASQLIKVKSIYKASA